The following coding sequences lie in one Mucilaginibacter sp. KACC 22773 genomic window:
- a CDS encoding fasciclin domain-containing protein — protein sequence MKKLIFAALVLATFATAPAVQAQTKMVGGAAMYPTKNIVENAVNSKDHTTLVAAVKAAGLVETLSSKGPFTVFAPTNEAFNKLPAGTVDNLVKPENKATLTKILTYHVVAGKLSAADLWAKVKAGMGKAELTTVSGGKLTVMAKGKKLYLVDEKGAQSWITIADVNQSNGVIHVVNTVLMPN from the coding sequence ATGAAAAAATTAATTTTCGCAGCCCTTGTATTAGCAACTTTTGCAACAGCCCCCGCAGTACAGGCCCAAACCAAAATGGTAGGTGGCGCAGCAATGTATCCAACCAAAAACATTGTTGAAAATGCAGTTAACTCAAAAGACCATACAACTTTAGTTGCAGCTGTAAAAGCGGCTGGCTTGGTAGAAACATTGTCGTCAAAAGGCCCGTTCACCGTGTTTGCACCAACAAACGAAGCTTTTAACAAATTGCCTGCCGGTACAGTTGATAACCTGGTTAAACCCGAAAACAAGGCAACTTTAACTAAAATTTTAACTTACCACGTTGTTGCAGGCAAACTAAGCGCAGCCGATTTATGGGCAAAAGTTAAAGCAGGTATGGGCAAAGCCGAATTAACCACTGTAAGTGGCGGCAAATTAACTGTTATGGCAAAAGGCAAAAAATTATACCTGGTTGACGAAAAAGGCGCCCAGTCGTGGATTACTATTGCCGATGTTAACCAAAGCAATGGCGTTATACACGTAGTAAATACGGTTTTAATGCCTAACTAA
- the hemW gene encoding radical SAM family heme chaperone HemW produces MAGIYIHIPFCKQACHYCDFHFSTSPQYKNELVQALVSEIKLQKSYLNGETVETIYFGGGTPSVLEADEIHLLINTITQLHTVASNAEITLEANPDDLDVAKVKALRQTDVNRFSIGIQSFFDEDLVWMNRAHRARESESAVKRVQDAGFENITADLIYGYPLLTDTKWKQNLDKIFELFIPHISAYSMTVEPQTALAAFISKKKQPPMNDQQSAAQFMVLMQAMADHGFEHYEISNFALPGKYSKHNSNYWQGIKYLGIGPSAHSYNGEVRQWNIANNAKYTKAIIAGKIPAETETLTENNRLNEYIMTSIRTMWGLDLNRLNNIAKGATDQLHIEAREFFDKEWITEKDGIIYLTATGKLYADNIAAGLFF; encoded by the coding sequence ATGGCCGGCATCTACATACATATCCCCTTTTGCAAACAAGCTTGCCATTACTGCGATTTCCATTTCAGCACCTCGCCGCAATATAAGAATGAGCTGGTGCAGGCATTGGTAAGCGAGATTAAACTGCAAAAAAGCTACCTGAATGGCGAAACCGTAGAAACCATCTATTTTGGAGGCGGCACTCCGTCTGTTTTGGAGGCCGACGAGATCCACCTGCTTATTAACACGATTACCCAACTGCATACAGTTGCCTCCAACGCCGAAATTACACTGGAAGCCAATCCCGACGACCTGGATGTTGCCAAAGTGAAAGCCCTGCGCCAAACAGATGTAAACCGTTTCAGCATTGGCATCCAATCGTTTTTTGATGAAGATTTAGTTTGGATGAACCGCGCCCATCGCGCCCGCGAATCCGAGTCGGCCGTAAAGCGGGTGCAGGATGCCGGCTTTGAAAATATAACAGCCGATTTAATTTACGGCTACCCATTGCTTACCGATACCAAGTGGAAGCAAAACCTGGATAAAATTTTTGAATTATTTATTCCGCACATATCCGCGTATTCCATGACTGTAGAACCGCAAACCGCGCTGGCAGCCTTCATCAGCAAAAAAAAGCAGCCGCCCATGAACGACCAGCAAAGCGCTGCCCAGTTTATGGTACTGATGCAAGCGATGGCCGATCATGGTTTTGAGCATTATGAAATATCAAATTTTGCCCTACCTGGTAAATATTCAAAACATAACTCCAACTACTGGCAGGGTATTAAATACCTGGGTATTGGCCCTTCGGCACACTCCTACAATGGTGAAGTAAGACAGTGGAACATTGCCAATAACGCTAAATATACTAAGGCCATCATAGCCGGTAAAATACCAGCCGAAACGGAAACCCTTACCGAAAATAACCGACTGAACGAATACATCATGACCTCTATCCGCACCATGTGGGGCCTTGATTTAAACAGGCTAAATAACATTGCCAAAGGCGCTACAGACCAACTGCATATTGAAGCCCGCGAATTTTTTGATAAAGAGTGGATTACCGAAAAGGATGGTATCATCTATCTTACAGCCACCGGCAAGCTATATGCCGATAATATAGCCGCTGGTCTGTTCTTTTAA